A section of the bacterium SCSIO 12696 genome encodes:
- a CDS encoding coniferyl aldehyde dehydrogenase, with translation MNAIASTVLQQDSAVQEEQLQAQFNSIKSAYNNAPYLSYEQRRDILLKLKKSLIDNEQLIYDAVKQDYGYRSEFDSLIADVLPSVAGINYALKNLKKWMKPSKRHAGLMLAPSKVRVHYQPLGVVGVITPWNFPFFLALGPAVQALAAGNRVMIKMSEFTPNANKALRKVVDVISEHVVIIEGEAGIGAAFSALPFDHLIFTGSTNVGKLVAKAAADNLTPITLEMGGKSPTIIDNDISMDTAVDAISIGKSTNSGQICVSPDYVFVPEHRKQEFVETFKKRYAEYHLSGDNKNTQTHIVTDRQFTRLKGFLDDAKEKGADIHPVKEYKDGDGRLIYPHIVTNVSQDMRVMEEEIFGSILPVKTYQDVGEVIDYINARPRPLALYIMSKNNALIDRILKNTHSGGVAINDTAMHVAADDAPFGGVGPSGMGHYHGHEGFLTFSKAKTVLYSKASLPKNRFILKNRDLVFKVLRSLLLK, from the coding sequence ATGAACGCCATTGCAAGCACCGTTTTACAACAAGATAGCGCTGTTCAAGAGGAACAGCTTCAGGCGCAATTTAATAGCATTAAATCCGCTTACAACAACGCACCTTATCTCAGTTATGAGCAACGCAGAGACATATTGCTAAAACTCAAGAAATCGCTGATAGACAACGAACAACTCATCTATGACGCCGTCAAACAAGATTATGGTTATCGCAGTGAATTTGACTCGCTAATTGCCGATGTATTACCCAGTGTGGCAGGTATCAATTACGCGCTGAAAAATCTGAAAAAATGGATGAAGCCGTCAAAGCGGCATGCGGGCCTAATGTTGGCCCCATCCAAGGTTCGTGTACATTACCAGCCACTGGGTGTTGTTGGCGTCATCACTCCCTGGAACTTCCCTTTCTTCCTGGCCCTGGGGCCAGCTGTACAAGCTCTCGCTGCAGGGAACCGGGTTATGATTAAAATGAGTGAATTCACTCCCAATGCCAATAAAGCGTTGCGCAAGGTAGTGGACGTTATCTCCGAGCATGTCGTTATTATTGAAGGCGAAGCTGGCATTGGCGCCGCCTTCTCAGCATTACCCTTCGACCATTTGATATTTACGGGCTCAACCAACGTTGGAAAGCTGGTCGCCAAAGCCGCTGCTGACAACCTTACGCCAATCACTCTGGAAATGGGCGGTAAGTCCCCAACAATTATCGATAACGACATCAGCATGGACACTGCTGTGGATGCCATCAGCATCGGCAAGTCGACCAACTCTGGGCAAATTTGTGTATCTCCGGATTACGTATTCGTTCCCGAGCACAGAAAGCAGGAATTTGTAGAGACATTCAAAAAACGTTACGCGGAGTATCACCTTTCTGGCGACAACAAAAATACCCAAACACATATTGTGACTGACCGGCAATTTACACGTCTGAAAGGATTTTTGGACGACGCCAAAGAGAAAGGTGCGGACATTCACCCTGTTAAGGAATACAAAGACGGTGATGGCAGGCTGATCTACCCACACATCGTAACTAACGTCAGCCAAGATATGCGGGTTATGGAGGAGGAAATTTTTGGTTCTATACTGCCGGTCAAAACCTATCAGGACGTTGGTGAAGTGATTGACTATATCAACGCGCGCCCACGCCCGTTGGCACTGTATATCATGTCCAAAAACAACGCGCTGATTGATCGCATTTTGAAAAATACCCACAGTGGCGGTGTTGCCATCAACGATACAGCCATGCACGTAGCTGCTGACGATGCCCCCTTTGGCGGTGTCGGCCCATCAGGCATGGGGCACTATCACGGCCATGAAGGTTTTTTGACATTTTCGAAAGCAAAGACAGTCTTGTACTCCAAAGCATCCCTGCCCAAAAACCGATTTATTCTCAAGAATCGAGATTTGGTATTTAAGGTATTGCGTTCATTGCTGTTGAAGTAA
- a CDS encoding NAD(P)H-dependent oxidoreductase → MRVLAFSSSNSKQSINRVLAAYTANLVQGATVEVLDIHDYELPLFSPEREAELGQPQLARDFLDKIASVDALVISHAEHNGSYTAAYKNLFDWASRAERKVFQGKPTLLLATSPGPGGAKNVLALAESSAPHFGAEVVAAVSVPKFQDNFDAEANEITNPEINAQLLAAVEKLNS, encoded by the coding sequence ATGAGAGTTTTAGCGTTTTCATCCAGTAACAGCAAGCAGTCTATTAACCGAGTTCTGGCGGCTTACACAGCCAATCTTGTACAGGGTGCAACCGTAGAAGTACTGGATATTCACGACTACGAACTGCCATTGTTTAGCCCGGAACGTGAGGCCGAATTAGGGCAACCGCAGTTGGCTCGGGACTTTCTCGACAAAATCGCCTCAGTAGATGCACTGGTTATCTCTCATGCCGAACACAACGGGTCGTATACTGCGGCTTACAAAAATTTGTTTGACTGGGCGTCCCGGGCAGAGCGCAAGGTGTTTCAGGGTAAACCCACTTTGCTGCTGGCCACTTCTCCGGGGCCGGGTGGCGCAAAAAACGTTTTGGCATTGGCGGAATCGTCAGCTCCCCATTTTGGTGCTGAGGTAGTGGCAGCCGTTTCAGTGCCAAAATTTCAGGATAATTTTGATGCAGAGGCAAATGAAATCACCAACCCGGAAATCAACGCTCAGTTGTTGGCGGCGGTAGAGAAGCTGAACTCTTAA
- a CDS encoding amino acid permease has protein sequence MVQENQFSRVLNGRDTLTLAFGAMIGWGWVVLAGDWVETAGTLGAVVAFVIGGALVCLIACTYAELATAMPKAGGEHVYSHRALGNFGSFICTWTIILGYVSVSAFEAVALPTVLDHIFDFEHLGHLWQIAGSDVYFTWALIGSLGAVLVTVVNIFGVKPAAFLQTVLVTLLIAGGLMLMTGSVVGGNTENLTPLFADGFAGVSAVIIMVPFMLVGFDVIPQAAEEINLPFKKIGKTLLAALALAVAWYVLIILSVSLALPAEQIANAELVTAAASEAGWNSKLAGTFLVIAGVGGIITSWNAFMVGGSRAIFAMARAKQLPGFLAYLHPKHNTPVNAILLIGVLSALAPLLGSKALVWFVNAGGLGIVIAYGFVALSFLVLRKNEPEMERPYKLKYGNTVGFLALAAAVGLVALYLPGSPSALVWPWEWLIFIGWSLLGFVFYTMTKR, from the coding sequence ATGGTGCAGGAAAATCAATTTTCCAGGGTGCTGAATGGCCGAGATACGTTGACTTTGGCGTTTGGCGCAATGATCGGTTGGGGCTGGGTGGTACTGGCCGGCGACTGGGTTGAAACCGCAGGCACATTGGGTGCCGTTGTTGCGTTTGTTATTGGTGGTGCACTGGTGTGCCTGATTGCCTGCACCTATGCGGAGCTGGCTACGGCTATGCCCAAGGCCGGTGGTGAGCATGTGTACAGCCACCGGGCGTTAGGGAATTTTGGGTCTTTTATTTGTACCTGGACCATTATTCTCGGCTATGTTTCTGTATCAGCCTTTGAGGCGGTCGCACTGCCAACAGTGCTAGATCATATTTTTGATTTTGAGCATCTTGGGCACCTGTGGCAAATCGCCGGCTCGGACGTCTATTTTACGTGGGCGCTTATTGGCAGTTTGGGGGCGGTGTTGGTTACGGTGGTCAATATTTTTGGTGTAAAACCGGCGGCGTTTTTACAAACGGTTCTGGTAACGCTGCTGATTGCTGGCGGGCTAATGCTGATGACCGGATCCGTGGTGGGCGGTAACACTGAAAACCTGACACCGCTATTTGCCGATGGTTTTGCCGGGGTGAGTGCGGTCATTATTATGGTGCCCTTCATGCTGGTGGGCTTTGATGTGATACCTCAAGCGGCGGAAGAAATTAATCTGCCGTTCAAGAAGATCGGCAAAACTCTGTTGGCGGCACTGGCGTTGGCGGTTGCCTGGTATGTTTTGATTATTCTCAGTGTCAGCCTGGCGTTGCCGGCTGAGCAAATAGCCAATGCTGAACTGGTCACCGCTGCAGCCAGCGAGGCGGGCTGGAACAGCAAGCTCGCGGGTACCTTTCTGGTGATTGCCGGTGTTGGCGGAATTATTACCAGTTGGAACGCGTTTATGGTGGGCGGCAGCCGCGCTATTTTCGCCATGGCCAGAGCCAAACAGTTGCCCGGTTTTTTGGCGTACCTTCACCCAAAACACAATACTCCGGTTAACGCCATTTTGTTGATTGGTGTGCTTTCCGCGTTGGCACCATTACTGGGCAGTAAAGCACTGGTGTGGTTTGTGAATGCCGGTGGCCTGGGTATTGTGATTGCCTATGGCTTTGTGGCCCTGTCCTTTTTGGTGCTTAGGAAAAACGAGCCAGAGATGGAGCGCCCTTACAAGCTCAAGTATGGCAATACCGTGGGCTTTCTTGCGTTGGCAGCAGCGGTTGGGCTGGTTGCTCTGTACTTGCCAGGCAGCCCTTCGGCATTGGTCTGGCCCTGGGAGTGGCTGATATTTATTGGCTGGAGCCTGCTGGGCTTTGTCTTTTACACGATGACCAAACGCTAG
- a CDS encoding iron-containing alcohol dehydrogenase, which produces MSTAITYVLRAFSTFWPSQKPLAFSGVGSSQQLADLIIASGQSRPLLLTGGFLLKNGKLDELLNHFKVNGCEVTIYDGVTPNPTYKDVEAGLALSKEHNCDSVIAIGGGSIIDVAKVIAAASTNNRSLEKLAGILKVKKPPLPFYVAPTTSGTGSEATNTAVISEPETHKKKFFVDPKYIPLAVALDPELLKSLPPHMTAAVGMDTLTHAIEAYTSRNNFTDTDREAATAIKLLFDFLPLAYTDGNNLKAREMVAQAALLAGHAFTKASLGYVHAISHQVSAHYDTPHGLTNAVILPRVLRFNQTVCAQRFAQLETMLSGQQSTADTQILADKFIARVDQLAKEIGIPSSLTELKEKDFDKITSDALKEARQTYAVPKRMKRSDIKSILQSIVDGHCDLSFAQ; this is translated from the coding sequence ATGTCCACTGCAATCACCTATGTGCTTCGTGCATTTTCAACATTTTGGCCATCACAAAAGCCATTGGCATTTTCCGGAGTTGGATCGAGTCAGCAATTGGCAGACCTGATCATCGCCAGTGGGCAAAGCAGACCTCTACTGCTTACCGGAGGCTTTTTGCTAAAAAATGGGAAGTTGGATGAGCTGCTTAATCACTTCAAGGTAAATGGCTGTGAAGTCACCATATACGATGGTGTCACTCCCAACCCCACATACAAAGATGTGGAAGCTGGGCTTGCGTTGAGCAAAGAACACAACTGTGACAGCGTTATTGCTATTGGCGGTGGTTCTATCATTGATGTGGCAAAAGTGATTGCTGCTGCCAGTACTAATAACCGCAGCCTGGAAAAGCTGGCCGGCATCCTTAAGGTCAAAAAACCACCGCTGCCCTTCTATGTGGCTCCAACAACCTCGGGAACCGGGTCTGAAGCAACCAATACGGCCGTTATTTCGGAGCCGGAGACTCACAAAAAGAAATTTTTTGTTGACCCCAAATACATTCCCTTGGCTGTTGCTCTCGACCCAGAGCTATTGAAATCATTGCCGCCTCACATGACAGCCGCTGTGGGTATGGACACGTTGACCCATGCCATTGAGGCCTATACATCACGCAATAACTTTACTGACACTGACCGGGAGGCGGCCACTGCAATCAAGTTGTTGTTTGACTTCCTACCCTTGGCTTACACCGACGGCAACAACTTGAAAGCACGAGAAATGGTTGCCCAGGCTGCCTTGCTCGCAGGCCACGCCTTTACCAAAGCCAGCTTGGGCTATGTACACGCTATCTCACATCAGGTGAGTGCACATTATGACACCCCCCACGGTTTGACCAACGCAGTGATATTGCCAAGGGTGTTGCGATTCAATCAAACCGTTTGCGCACAGCGTTTTGCTCAGCTTGAAACGATGTTAAGTGGCCAGCAATCCACTGCCGATACGCAGATACTGGCAGACAAATTTATCGCACGGGTGGATCAGCTAGCCAAAGAAATCGGCATTCCCTCAAGTCTCACTGAACTCAAAGAAAAGGATTTTGACAAGATCACCAGTGATGCATTGAAAGAAGCTCGACAAACCTACGCAGTGCCAAAGCGCATGAAACGCAGCGACATCAAATCCATTTTGCAATCCATCGTCGATGGCCACTGTGATTTGTCATTTGCGCAATAG
- a CDS encoding TetR/AcrR family transcriptional regulator, producing MASTAKNEELMAKAILTTFAQYGFQKTSMEDIARSAGLSRQSIYKKFGSKEQCYKRVINVYLAAMYREIFTVLSNGHQDPLSTLLKVFDISTGEAIDIVSHSHGTAVMDNVLNETWKSEEDWPLRYRARLAEFLEYHCYASNANADGIAFTLICAAKGLLLEESSREKLLEQMTLIIESLSKGKN from the coding sequence ATGGCTAGTACAGCAAAAAACGAGGAGTTAATGGCAAAAGCCATACTGACCACATTTGCTCAGTATGGCTTCCAGAAAACTTCGATGGAAGATATCGCTCGCTCTGCTGGCTTATCCAGACAGTCGATATACAAAAAGTTTGGATCGAAAGAACAATGCTACAAGCGAGTGATTAATGTGTACCTGGCCGCCATGTACAGGGAAATCTTTACCGTATTAAGCAATGGCCACCAAGACCCGTTGTCCACACTACTTAAAGTTTTTGACATTTCCACGGGAGAAGCCATCGATATTGTCAGCCACTCCCACGGTACTGCGGTGATGGACAATGTGCTGAATGAAACCTGGAAATCAGAGGAAGACTGGCCATTACGCTATCGAGCACGGCTTGCGGAGTTCCTTGAATACCATTGCTATGCCTCGAACGCTAACGCAGACGGCATAGCCTTCACACTGATATGTGCCGCAAAAGGCCTCTTACTGGAAGAATCATCAAGAGAAAAACTTCTCGAACAGATGACATTAATTATTGAAAGCCTTTCCAAAGGCAAAAACTGA
- the soxR gene encoding redox-sensitive transcriptional activator SoxR, which translates to MNDSNWTVGKVAKRCGVKVSALHFYEQKGLIQSYRNSGNQRRYKADVVRRVSLIKAAQKVGFTLEGIKQTFDSLPDSRTPTASDWKKLSKEWREDLNNRIAYLERLRDLITGCIGCGCLSMKSCPIYNEGDKLGTNHKGPVILDEIT; encoded by the coding sequence ATGAACGACAGTAACTGGACCGTGGGCAAAGTCGCCAAACGTTGCGGGGTGAAAGTCAGCGCCCTGCATTTTTACGAACAAAAAGGGCTAATCCAAAGTTATCGAAATAGCGGTAACCAGCGTCGCTATAAAGCGGATGTGGTAAGGAGGGTATCCTTGATCAAGGCGGCACAAAAGGTAGGCTTTACTCTGGAGGGGATCAAGCAAACCTTTGACAGCCTTCCCGACAGTCGCACCCCGACCGCCAGCGACTGGAAAAAGCTGTCAAAAGAATGGCGAGAAGATTTAAACAATCGCATCGCCTATCTGGAGCGGTTGCGCGACCTGATTACCGGCTGCATTGGCTGCGGCTGCCTGTCGATGAAAAGCTGCCCCATTTACAACGAAGGGGATAAACTAGGCACAAACCATAAAGGTCCCGTGATACTAGACGAAATCACTTAA
- a CDS encoding CoA pyrophosphatase: MDPMLTTITQNLRQLPVQAAQPEGGDEREAAVLLALTEEPSSQLILTRRARHLNDHAGEVALPGGMWEPQDGSLLDTALRESHEEIGLPPNDVKLFATLPPRDTRLGVRVTPFVGRIAADAKLIPELAELDAIFRVPLEYLLDTNNLTRATFDINGKDYSLPCYQYQEYTIWGFTLALLVEFLNCSLHAGIRLKYPAIKNFPQTWPEHSS, encoded by the coding sequence ATGGATCCCATGCTGACTACCATTACACAAAATTTAAGACAATTGCCGGTGCAAGCTGCACAACCAGAAGGTGGTGATGAGCGTGAGGCGGCAGTATTACTGGCGTTAACTGAAGAGCCAAGTTCTCAATTGATACTGACTCGCCGAGCGCGCCATCTCAACGACCACGCTGGCGAAGTGGCGCTGCCCGGTGGTATGTGGGAGCCGCAGGATGGCAGTTTGCTGGATACGGCCCTGCGAGAGAGCCACGAAGAAATTGGTTTGCCGCCAAACGACGTAAAGTTGTTCGCTACCTTGCCGCCAAGGGATACTCGTCTCGGGGTCAGGGTGACACCCTTTGTAGGCCGCATCGCCGCAGATGCAAAACTAATCCCTGAACTGGCGGAGTTGGACGCTATCTTCCGTGTGCCATTGGAGTATTTGTTGGATACTAACAACCTGACTCGTGCGACGTTTGATATCAACGGCAAAGACTACTCGTTGCCCTGTTATCAGTATCAGGAGTACACCATCTGGGGGTTTACCCTGGCGTTGTTGGTAGAGTTTCTCAATTGTTCACTTCACGCCGGTATCCGGTTAAAGTACCCGGCCATTAAAAACTTCCCCCAAACTTGGCCAGAACATTCATCATGA
- a CDS encoding NUDIX hydrolase, which produces MNYCSNCGQPVRLTIPEGDDHERHVCDSCDTIHYQNPLIISGCLPVYDDGNEQRVLLCKRAIEPQANKWTLPAGFMENGETTEQGAARECWEEARAKVEIGQLYTMTSIPGVNQVHLFFLAQLPKPDFDISPESLEVALFREHEVPWHDIAFTSVKVTLQNYFRDRVKGQFPLRSGWTGPTECGRWKWTNHEDT; this is translated from the coding sequence ATGAACTACTGCAGTAACTGTGGACAACCGGTTAGGCTCACCATTCCCGAAGGTGACGATCATGAACGTCATGTTTGCGACAGTTGCGACACCATTCACTATCAAAATCCGTTGATTATCAGCGGCTGCCTACCCGTTTACGACGATGGCAACGAACAGCGGGTACTGCTGTGCAAACGCGCCATAGAGCCCCAGGCAAATAAGTGGACGCTGCCTGCAGGCTTTATGGAAAACGGGGAAACCACCGAACAGGGCGCTGCCAGAGAATGCTGGGAAGAAGCTCGAGCAAAAGTAGAGATTGGCCAGCTATACACCATGACCAGCATTCCGGGAGTCAATCAAGTACATCTGTTTTTTCTGGCTCAGCTACCCAAGCCAGATTTTGACATCAGCCCGGAAAGCCTGGAAGTGGCCTTATTCCGCGAACACGAAGTGCCTTGGCACGACATTGCCTTTACGTCCGTAAAGGTCACTCTTCAAAACTACTTCCGGGACCGGGTTAAGGGGCAATTTCCTCTGAGATCTGGCTGGACTGGCCCCACCGAATGTGGTCGTTGGAAGTGGACCAATCACGAAGACACGTAG
- a CDS encoding M23 family metallopeptidase: MSSTFGPRQLASQGLRYDFHRGIDLPTDQNTPLFAIAAGEVIKAGADPAFADSVIQVRHYDPDTDDCDAIKCISSVYLHVNSPVVSIGEQVVQGQMLGYSGASASGFAHLHFEIRQAPGNHDIRSNWQRDCRHPLAFLEYDDTGAANMLVTIESVDSANPLLPVVTVSVEQTNGVELDVNRLEVEVRENQSGGGSVLVAQAQHQPQGNTPESVPYQVNPPFFDTQLFNRQYTYKDSSLFPWSVFQTGGLHQSPFHLLLPASYDPHVHLDAQLPSDSQIGFFNGLTIAPQRFTSTSSEYRLEVTFNELTGVMNAADLCVRARAVDALGNATDWVDSGCQ, from the coding sequence ATGTCCAGCACTTTTGGCCCTCGCCAGCTGGCCAGCCAGGGGTTGCGCTACGATTTTCATCGTGGCATTGATTTGCCAACGGATCAAAATACACCGCTTTTCGCCATTGCTGCTGGTGAGGTGATTAAAGCTGGTGCCGATCCCGCTTTTGCGGACAGTGTGATTCAGGTTCGTCACTACGATCCAGACACGGATGATTGCGATGCTATTAAGTGCATCAGCAGTGTCTACCTGCATGTGAATAGCCCTGTAGTAAGTATTGGTGAGCAGGTGGTTCAGGGTCAGATGTTGGGTTACAGCGGAGCCAGTGCCAGCGGTTTTGCGCATCTGCATTTTGAAATTCGCCAGGCACCGGGCAATCACGATATCCGCAGTAATTGGCAGCGCGATTGTCGCCATCCATTGGCGTTTTTGGAGTACGACGATACCGGTGCAGCCAATATGTTGGTGACTATTGAATCGGTAGACAGTGCCAATCCGCTGCTTCCGGTTGTGACGGTCAGTGTTGAGCAAACCAACGGCGTGGAGTTGGATGTCAATAGGCTGGAAGTGGAAGTGCGCGAGAACCAATCCGGCGGCGGTTCTGTACTGGTGGCTCAGGCCCAACATCAGCCGCAAGGCAATACGCCGGAAAGTGTTCCTTACCAGGTCAATCCCCCGTTCTTTGATACCCAGCTTTTCAATCGTCAGTACACGTACAAAGACAGTTCGTTATTTCCCTGGTCAGTGTTTCAGACTGGCGGTTTGCACCAAAGTCCATTTCATCTTTTGCTGCCTGCGTCTTACGACCCCCATGTACACCTGGATGCCCAATTGCCCAGTGATTCGCAGATTGGCTTTTTCAATGGTTTGACCATTGCCCCGCAACGCTTTACATCGACGTCCTCTGAGTATCGTTTGGAAGTTACGTTTAATGAGCTGACTGGTGTTATGAACGCGGCGGACTTGTGCGTGCGCGCACGAGCTGTAGATGCTTTGGGAAATGCCACCGATTGGGTAGATAGCGGCTGTCAATAA
- a CDS encoding VOC family protein produces the protein MIRIEHINLVIKNLDQSMAFYKAAFPHWGVRTQGGGEWYGKPRKWVHFGDDYQYLALNEFGEGENRNLQGHQVGLAHFAFETNDLDALIKRMKNAGFDVDKDGSDEPYRKNIYYIDPDGFEVEFVEYLSDLPAERNLSTEEE, from the coding sequence ATGATTCGTATAGAACATATTAACTTGGTGATCAAAAACCTGGATCAATCCATGGCGTTTTACAAAGCGGCTTTTCCCCATTGGGGCGTGCGCACTCAGGGTGGCGGCGAATGGTACGGAAAGCCCCGTAAGTGGGTGCATTTTGGTGACGATTATCAATACCTGGCGTTGAATGAATTTGGCGAGGGAGAGAACCGCAATCTGCAGGGTCATCAGGTGGGTTTGGCGCATTTTGCGTTTGAAACCAACGACCTGGATGCCCTTATTAAACGCATGAAAAACGCGGGCTTTGATGTGGATAAAGACGGCTCTGATGAGCCATACCGCAAAAACATCTACTATATTGACCCCGATGGTTTTGAAGTAGAGTTTGTGGAATATTTGAGCGACCTACCTGCCGAGCGTAATTTGAGCACAGAGGAAGAATAA
- a CDS encoding TetR/AcrR family transcriptional regulator translates to MKSGINKEAQMAKDVLIAFAQRGFQKTSMEDIARAASLSRQSIYKKFGSKEKCYQWSIRTYLANMYTQIFATLGSSDDNSLSTLLNAFDISMGESIDVVSNPNGTEVMDDVLEETWASEEDWPLRYRSRLAEFLEQNNYAPGNRADGVAFALICSAKGLLLEESSREKFLEKMTLIIESITAQ, encoded by the coding sequence ATGAAAAGCGGTATCAATAAAGAGGCACAGATGGCGAAGGACGTATTAATTGCCTTTGCTCAAAGGGGATTCCAAAAAACCTCCATGGAAGATATCGCTCGCGCTGCAAGCCTGTCCAGACAGTCTATCTACAAGAAATTTGGCTCCAAAGAAAAGTGCTACCAATGGAGCATACGCACCTACCTTGCCAATATGTACACACAAATTTTTGCCACCTTGGGCAGTAGCGACGACAACTCCCTCAGCACGCTGCTCAACGCATTTGACATATCCATGGGCGAATCCATTGATGTGGTCAGCAATCCCAACGGTACCGAAGTGATGGATGATGTACTGGAGGAAACCTGGGCATCTGAAGAAGACTGGCCATTGCGATATCGATCACGGCTCGCTGAATTCCTTGAACAGAACAACTACGCACCTGGGAACAGGGCCGACGGAGTTGCATTTGCACTCATATGTTCTGCAAAAGGCCTGTTACTGGAAGAATCGTCCAGAGAAAAATTTCTGGAAAAAATGACATTAATTATCGAAAGCATCACCGCCCAATAA
- a CDS encoding HU family DNA-binding protein produces MAAKKAPAKKAPAKKPAAKKAPAKAAAPARKVTAVKTRYTKTQILTEIADNTGLSKKEVGAVLDELGVVIERHIKKRAVGEFALPGLLKIKTVKKPARKARKGINPFTGEETTFAARPASTAVKVLALKKLKDMAN; encoded by the coding sequence ATGGCCGCCAAAAAAGCCCCTGCAAAGAAAGCCCCTGCTAAAAAACCTGCTGCGAAAAAGGCTCCCGCCAAAGCCGCAGCACCTGCCCGCAAGGTAACCGCCGTTAAAACCCGCTACACCAAAACCCAAATTCTTACCGAAATCGCTGACAACACCGGCCTGAGCAAAAAAGAGGTTGGCGCAGTACTGGACGAGCTGGGCGTGGTGATTGAACGTCACATCAAGAAGCGTGCTGTGGGCGAATTTGCCCTGCCCGGCCTGCTGAAAATCAAGACGGTTAAAAAGCCCGCCCGCAAAGCGCGTAAAGGCATTAACCCGTTCACCGGTGAAGAGACGACCTTTGCCGCTCGCCCAGCCAGCACTGCCGTAAAAGTGCTGGCACTGAAGAAACTCAAAGATATGGCGAACTGA
- a CDS encoding DUF1289 domain-containing protein, with translation MSNDEKPINSPCISICALDDDDVCVGCYRTADEIRGWMAMDNVERKEVLKKSMLRSRQANPFA, from the coding sequence ATGAGTAACGACGAAAAACCCATTAACTCCCCCTGCATCTCTATCTGTGCTTTGGACGACGATGATGTTTGTGTGGGCTGCTATCGTACTGCCGATGAAATTCGTGGCTGGATGGCGATGGATAATGTCGAGCGCAAAGAGGTGTTGAAGAAGAGCATGTTGCGATCGCGCCAAGCCAATCCTTTCGCCTAA